The genomic stretch TCTTCTCGAAAACGGAGATGACAATATGCCGATCAATAATAATGGCCTTGTGCGTGTAGGTGAAAGAGAAAGAGCGTATTGGACTCAGCCGCTAACTTTCACTATCCCCACCTCGGAAATTAATGAAGGTGAAGTGAAAGTTAAATTTCGCGGATATCTGACAGGACGTAAAACAGAATTCTGGGCCATGGATAACGTTGAGCTTTATCTTAACTGATACCAAACTTTGCGAAAAAACCGTTAACCAGCCTGCAAAGTATCAATTCGTTATACCTTGCAGGCTTTTTTATTGACCAATTTGCTACTACGCTAAAGTCAATAACATCCTAATTTAAAGAACTATTAGAACCAAACAAATTCATCTTTATAATACTATAGGTTTTTCCTCTTGATTTATGGATCTTATCGAACATAAAGAGAGTACTCACTTCGAGTTACATACATGTGTGGCAATATAAAAATAGGATTAATAAAATGAATAATTTCATAAAATACTATTCAGCGCTTTTTATAGTGATTTCATCTCTATTCATAAGCCACTACGCTAGCGCTGCCCCTCTAATTATCACCATGGCAGGATTGCAAACTAATTTTAATGAATATGAGTCCCTTATTGCTGAACATGGTAAAGAATCCTTATTCAAAAAAGGACTTCCATACGATTCACCAACCAATAGAGTTGTTTCCGAAATGATAATAATCATGCGAGCGCTTAAGGAAGGAGGATTAGATGCTAAAATTGAATACCTCTCTGTCCCGAATGCACGACGCGAAACATTAGAAGTATCAAACGGTCATGCTGTAATATGCTCACAGCAATTCAATAAAGCGACCCTCCAAGAGGATAACTTTAGTGAAACTTTACTTATAACAGACGCTATTACCCGCCTTGGAGAGTTTGAAAAAGGCATATACCATTTACCTGACAATCATGCTTTTTTGAATGCGACAAATACCCGAGAGATAAAATCATTCGGAACAGCAATTATCGGCCTTCATTGGAATAACGACGAGAGAGTCCTATCCAAGATGAAAGTTAATAAAATCATTCACGCACCTACATACAAATCCATGTTCTCCATGCTTAAAGTTGGACGCGGAGAATGGATTCCTCTCGAATTTCCCAACACTTCTGATCTGAGTATTACTGCATATGGGGTAAAGGTGGTTCCAGTTCATGGCGTTAAATTTTCTCTTCTTGAAAGTAGGCATTTCCTAGTTTCAAAAAATCACCATCACGGTCAAAAAGTGTTTGATGCATTGCAAATCGGAATAAAAAAACTTCGCAAAGAAGGATATATTCGTAAAGTACTTGAACAATCTGGTTTTTTCTCAACAAAAACAAAGTCGTGGAGACTTCTAAATGAGGATCAAATCACAAACTACAAACACACCTATTGAACTTAAAAATCAAATAACATCCTCCAGCAACCTACCCTAAGTTGCTGGAGGATTCATACATTAAAATCAAAGTTGCCCTAATACCTCAATAAGCGGACTGTCCTCTACCCGCGCAACTTCAATTACATCGTAAAGCTTCTCAAGCTGCAAAACTATTTGTTCAAGCTTACTGTCATCCGCAACAGTCAAAATCATCCTGCTTTCATCACCTTTGCCAACAGGCCCGCAAATAATCCCTTCCAAGTTGAAATTCCTGCGTGAGAAAAGTCCTGTAATTTGGCTCATCACTCCGGCATGATTTCGAACGAGTAAATCTATTCCATAATTATGCATCTTTTATCCCCCTATCATTTCACGGTTAGCGCATTCAGGCGGAACCATGGGCAAAACCTTGTTATCAAAATCAATTGGTATATTAATTACGCATGGACCTTCCTGCCCGAGTACTTTCCGCAAAAACAACGACGGGTTTTCCTCTTCGCTAAGATCAAAGGCAGGAACGCCGAATCCTTTGGCGATGGCAACAAAGTCCGGACTACTCTCGAAACTAGATGCAAAATACCGTTCTTCAAAAAACAAAGCCT from Maridesulfovibrio frigidus DSM 17176 encodes the following:
- the ilvN gene encoding acetolactate synthase small subunit; this encodes MHNYGIDLLVRNHAGVMSQITGLFSRRNFNLEGIICGPVGKGDESRMILTVADDSKLEQIVLQLEKLYDVIEVARVEDSPLIEVLGQL